Proteins from a single region of Punica granatum isolate Tunisia-2019 chromosome 8, ASM765513v2, whole genome shotgun sequence:
- the LOC116187845 gene encoding FCS-Like Zinc finger 11-like: MLMKRTRSVHKEVGETAMSDCSSESNTESQTGGNSHKSNSFFNVASLFRGLNPKNASYNDSAKSPKSPLDEGFLRSPGSTLQDARQKSWNSSKVGLSIVDSLDADDGKNEFARDRIILSSDSKGICFGPTMRHEPPKSYTDISSSEAAKPPPRNSSFPYTRTKSPLHKGSSDVVFEIGGGPVDSDSSAGKSQSCSMDSCVMVNHHLTQGSPKSSNLSCPTVASKDGFVGSLSANGIELSEDYTCVILHGPNPQTTHIYGDCILECHPSDELLSEFVRKFEEDMRVSSKAPASYPIINSLSSCYSCKKPLEEGKDIYIYRGEKAFCSVECRWNEISFDEETKDTAHGSGDKGGILKRGSLTIAK; the protein is encoded by the exons ATGCTTATGAAAAGGACCAGGTCGGTGCATAAAGAAGTGGGTGAAACTGCGATGTCAGATTGTAGCTCGGAGTCCAATACAGAGTCTCAAACTGGAGGAAACAGTCACAAGAGCAACTCCTTTTTCAATGTTGCCAGTCTCTTCCGGGGATTGAATCCGAAGAATGCATCGTATAATGATTCAGCTAAAAGCCCAAAATCTCCGTTAGATGAAGGTTTCTTGAGGTCTCCAGGATCGACACTGCAGGATGCGCGGCAAAAGAGTTGGAATAGTAGCAAAGTGGGTTTAAGTATTGTGGACTCTCTGGATGCTGATGATGGAAAGAATGAGTTTGCTAGGGATAGGATTATACTTTCTTCGGATAGCAAAGGCATTTGTTTCGGACCAACAATGAGGCATGAACCTCCAAAGTCTTATACCGATATCAGTTCCTCTGAGGCTGCTAAACCCCCTCCCAGGAACTCTTCATTCCCTTATACCCGTACAAAATCTCCACTCCACAAGGGCAGCTCTGATGTTGTTTTTGAAATCGGAGGTGGCCCAGTAGACTCTGATTCCTCAGCTGGGAAAAGCCAGTCCTGTTCAATGGATTCCTGTGTCATGGTGAATCATCACCTGACCCAAGGAAGTCCGAAGTCGAGCAACCTTTCTTGTCCAACTGTGGCTTCAAAAGATGGATTTGTTGGGTCCCTCTCAGCAAATGGCATCGAGCTTTCTGAGGACTACACCTGTGTCATTTTGCATGGCCCTAACCCGCAGACGACTCACATCTATGGTGACTGCATTTTAGAATGTCACCCGTCTGATGAGTTGTTGAGTGAATTTGTCAGGAAATTTGAAGAGGACATGCGAGTAAGCTCCAAAGCTCCGGCTTCCTATCCGATTATCAACTCCTTGAGCTCCTGCTACTCATGCAAGAAACCATTGGAGGAGGGCaaagatatttatatatacag AGGTGAGAAAGCATTTTGCAGCGTGGAATGCCGATGGAATGAGATTTCGTTCGACGAGGAAACCAAAGACACTGCCCATGGCTCCGGCGATAAAGGGGGCATTTTAAAAAGAGGCTCCTTGACAATCGCCAAATAA
- the LOC116215881 gene encoding uncharacterized protein LOC116215881, whose product MADSPSRNDDQNLLLPLEAESQLSSLVYDMSQQVQTVMENMLKMTNEIDQSSNGIIEDIEKCRDSALERKRNLEEQKERFQKAAFTVIDMLNNRN is encoded by the exons ATGGCGGATTCACCATCTCGCAACGACGATCAGAATCTCCTCCTTCCTCTAGAGGCCGAGTCGCAGCTCTCATCTCTCGTTTACG ATATGTCACAGCAGGTGCAGACAGTAATGGAAAACATGCTTAAGATGACTAA TGAGATAGATCAAAGCTCCAATGGCATCATTGAAGATATCGAGAAATGCAGGGACTCTGCTCTTGAGAGGAAGAGAAATCTGGAGGAACAGAAGGAAAGATTCCAAAAGGCTGCTTTTACCGTTATAGACATGCTCAACAACAGAAATTAA
- the LOC116187846 gene encoding probable E3 ubiquitin-protein ligase RZFP34 isoform X2 produces MGEVAVYSEHQNLDLRNLDNVISEENEFEEANSFPPDLKGGSTTSYESKDSQEAQKLLDKGLLQHGCSHYRRRCRIRAPCCGQIFDCRYCHNEAMNNINVDKKERHDMPRHQISQVICSLCGTEQEVRQVCINCGVCMGRYFCSTCKLYDDDTSKRQYHCDECGICRIGGSENFFHCYKCGCCYSNMIKNSHPCVEGAMHHDCPICFEFLFESRDDITALPCGHTIHKKCLEQMREHCQYACPICSRSVCDMSKVWEKIDLEIAATPMPEPYRKKMVWILCNDCGKTSQVQFHVLAQKCLNCISYNTRQTRG; encoded by the exons atgggAGAAGTAGCTGTATATTCCGAGCATCAAAATCTTGATCTGAGAAATCTGGACAACGTGATTTctgaagaaaatgaatttgaGGAAGCAAACTCATTTCCTCCTGATCTGAAGGGTGGAAGCACGACTTCCTATGAGTCAAAGGACAGTCAGGAAGCTCAGAAATTGCTAGACAAGGGCCTCCTGCAGCAtgg ATGTTCCCATTACCGGCGTAGATGCCGCATCAGAGCTCCTTGCTGTGGTCAGATTTTTGACTGTCGCTACTGTCATAATGAGGCAATG AACAACATTAATGtagataaaaaagaaaggcaTGACATGCCACGCCATCAAATCAGTCAG GTGATATGTTCACTTTGTGGCACTGAACAAGAG GTTCGGCAGGTGTGTATCAACTGTGGAGTTTGCATGGGGAGATATTTTTGCAGTACTTGCAAGCtgtatgatgatgat ACATCTAAAAGGCAGTACCATTGTGATGAGTGTGGAAT TTGCAGAATTGGAGGATCGGAGAATTTCTTTCATTGCTACAAATGTG GTTGCTGCTACTCAAATATGATAAAGAACAGCCACCCCTGTGTAGAAGGAGCGATGCACCATGACTGCCCCATATGTTTTGAG TTTCTGTTTGAGTCAAGGGACGATATAACTGCTTTGCCGTGTGGACACACCATTCACAAGAAATGCTTAGAGCAGATGAGGGAGCATTGCCA ATATGCCTGCCCGATTTGTTCCAGGTCGGTCTGTGACATGTCCAAGGTATGGGAGAAAATTGATTTGGAGATTGCGGCAACACCAATGCCCGAACCTTACCGAAAGAAAatg GTGTGGATTCTGTGCAACGATTGCGGGAAAACCTCACAGGTGCAGTTCCATGTTCTTGCTCAGAAATGCTTGAACTGCATTTCCTACAATACTCGTCAAACGAGAGGGTGA
- the LOC116187846 gene encoding probable E3 ubiquitin-protein ligase RZFP34 isoform X1: protein MGEVAVYSEHQNLDLRNLDNVISEENEFEEANSFPPDLKGGSTTSYESKDSQEAQKLLDKGLLQHGCSHYRRRCRIRAPCCGQIFDCRYCHNEAMNNINVDKKERHDMPRHQISQVICSLCGTEQEVRQVCINCGVCMGRYFCSTCKLYDDDTSKRQYHCDECGICRIGGSENFFHCYKCGCCYSNMIKNSHPCVEGAMHHDCPICFEFLFESRDDITALPCGHTIHKKCLEQMREHCQYACPICSRSVCDMSKVWEKIDLEIAATPMPEPYRKKMVWILCNDCGKTSQVQFHVLAQKCLNCISYNTRQTRG from the exons atgggAGAAGTAGCTGTATATTCCGAGCATCAAAATCTTGATCTGAGAAATCTGGACAACGTGATTTctgaagaaaatgaatttgaGGAAGCAAACTCATTTCCTCCTGATCTGAAGGGTGGAAGCACGACTTCCTATGAGTCAAAGGACAGTCAGGAAGCTCAGAAATTGCTAGACAAGGGCCTCCTGCAGCAtgg ATGTTCCCATTACCGGCGTAGATGCCGCATCAGAGCTCCTTGCTGTGGTCAGATTTTTGACTGTCGCTACTGTCATAATGAGGCAATG AACAACATTAATGtagataaaaaagaaaggcaTGACATGCCACGCCATCAAATCAGTCAG GTGATATGTTCACTTTGTGGCACTGAACAAGAG GTTCGGCAGGTGTGTATCAACTGTGGAGTTTGCATGGGGAGATATTTTTGCAGTACTTGCAAGCtgtatgatgatgat ACATCTAAAAGGCAGTACCATTGTGATGAGTGTGGAATTTGCAG AATTGGAGGATCGGAGAATTTCTTTCATTGCTACAAATGTG GTTGCTGCTACTCAAATATGATAAAGAACAGCCACCCCTGTGTAGAAGGAGCGATGCACCATGACTGCCCCATATGTTTTGAG TTTCTGTTTGAGTCAAGGGACGATATAACTGCTTTGCCGTGTGGACACACCATTCACAAGAAATGCTTAGAGCAGATGAGGGAGCATTGCCA ATATGCCTGCCCGATTTGTTCCAGGTCGGTCTGTGACATGTCCAAGGTATGGGAGAAAATTGATTTGGAGATTGCGGCAACACCAATGCCCGAACCTTACCGAAAGAAAatg GTGTGGATTCTGTGCAACGATTGCGGGAAAACCTCACAGGTGCAGTTCCATGTTCTTGCTCAGAAATGCTTGAACTGCATTTCCTACAATACTCGTCAAACGAGAGGGTGA
- the LOC116187842 gene encoding pentatricopeptide repeat-containing protein At3g22690-like, whose product MAAAPLYSLTIPYTTLSLQNPSEEPNNNASSTCRGVTRLPKHPETAIWNRSLRTHLEAGSSSQVLQCYCEIVACGVPLDISTFHFLIHACSRSLLLRLGREVHGRALKHGLGGNQSLRNCLMGLYAKAGMVWDVELLFQKVPGRDVVTWNTMISCHVRAGMLREAMRLFGRMRSEGVEPNEVTMVSLLSAVAKLRDLQMGEELHRFILEKRLDISGSLLNCLVDMYIKCGAMDRAQELLPDSQSRDDVILWTSLIGGHVKSGNMNGAQELFDRMPEKNLISWTTMASGYVQLGDYRNSLEVFREMLLGDVAPDEVALVTALNACSHVVECGRPFVLLGGSIHGLLVKLGMALEGFLGNALLDFYVKSGWMEDARSVFRLLPRKTAVSWNSMLEGFCRTGEFKEAKEFFDGIPEKDTVSWNIMIGCCTRFGYCKESFELFHQMQNSKVEPDKVTLVCLLSACAKVGALSHGIWIHVHMKKNGIELDNALATGLVDMYGKCGSAEKAEEVFSEIPNKSVRLWTAMMAGYAMEGKALKAVELFSEMVSQGLKPDFITFVALLSACSHGGLLEEAYRYFNEMESKYGIEPMVQHFGCMVDLLGRVGRLEEALEMICSMPLGPDAAIWSTFLRAYESHQNVELAELAFRRLVELDPSSDSAHVVLSKVYAKLGRWDDMRLVRRKLHELGTRKKLGCSMIEQDGSVHEFTSEDFSNPLSREIYSTLSEVEERSGGESGETNRHSERLAVAFGLITSERKTPIRVVNNLRICADCHSFMKFVSRSYEREIVIRDNYRFHRFKDGNCSCKEFW is encoded by the coding sequence ATGGCGGCAGCTCCTCTCTACTCCCTCACCATTCCGTACACTACCCTCTCATTGcagaacccatccgaagagcCAAACAACAATGCTTCCTCAACCTGCCGAGGCGTCACCCGACTGCCCAAGCACCCCGAGACAGCAATCTGGAACCGATCCCTCCGGACTCACCTCGAGGCCGGCTCATCCAGCCAAGTCCTCCAATGTTACTGTGAAATTGTAGCTTGCGGTGTGCCGCTGGACATATCCACCTTCCACTTCTTGATCCACGCGTGCTCGAGATCCCTGTTGCTCCGACTCGGGAGAGAGGTCCATGGGCGGGCCTTGAAGCATGGGCTGGGCGGGAACCAGTCCCTCAGGAACTGCCTGATGGGTCTATATGCGAAGGCTGGGATGGTTTGGGATGTAGAACTGCTGTTCCAGAAAGTTCCCGGGAGGGATGTGGTCACGTGGAATACGATGATCTCATGCCATGTTCGGGCCGGGATGTTGAGGGAGGCAATGAGGCTATTCGGGCGGATGAGAAGTGAAGGAGTCGAGCCCAATGAGGTCACGATGGTAAGCTTACTCTCGGCTGTTGCGAAGTTGAGGGACTTGCAAATGGGGGAGGAGTTGCATCGCTTCATTTTGGAGAAGAGGCTAGACATCAGTGGGAGTCTATTGAATTGCTTGGTGGATATGTACATTAAGTGCGGCGCAATGGACAGAGCACAAGAGCTCTTACCCGACTCGCAATCGAGAGACGATGTGATCCTCTGGACCAGCCTGATCGGTGGGCACGTGAAATCGGGTAACATGAATGGAGCCCAGGAGCTGTTCGACCGGATGCCCGAGAAGAACCTGATTTCCTGGACAACAATGGCTTCAGGATATGTCCAATTGGGGGATTACAGAAACAGCCTTGAGGTGTTCCGGGAAATGCTGCTCGGAGATGTGGCGCCGGACGAGGTGGCCCTGGTTACAGCTCTTAACGCCTGCAGTCATGTAGTGGAATGTGGCAGGCCATTCGTATTGCTAGGTGGAAGCATTCACGGTTTGCTGGTGAAGCTCGGGATGGCTCTTGAGGGGTTTCTGGGGAATGCTCTGTTAGACTTCTACGTGAAATCGGGATGGATGGAAGATGCCAGGAGTGTCTTCCGGCTTTTGCCCCGTAAGACTGCAGTGTCTTGGAACTCAATGCTGGAGGGATTCTGCAGGACAGGTGAATTCAAAGAGGCGAAGGAGTTCTTCGACGGGATTCCTGAGAAAGATACGGTTTCATGGAACATTATGATCGGTTGCTGCACTCGATTCGGATACTGCAAGGAATCGTTCGAGCTGTTCCACCAGATGCAGAATTCTAAAGTTGAGCCCGATAAGGTCACTCTGGTGTGTCTGCTCTCTGCCTGTGCCAAAGTGGGTGCCCTGAGCCATGGCATTTGGATCCACGTCCATATGAAAAAGAATGGAATCGAATTGGACAACGCTCTTGCTACAGGGTTAGTAGACATGTATGGGAAATGCGGGAGTGCCGAGAAGGCCGAGGAGGTGTTCTCGGAGATACCCAATAAGAGCGTGAGATTGTGGACGGCTATGATGGCAGGGTATGCCATGGAGGGCAAAGCCCTGAAAGCAGTCGAACTCTTCTCAGAGATGGTGAGCCAAGGGTTAAAGCCAGATTTCATCACTTTCGTCGCCCTCCTCTCGGCTTGCAGCCATGGAGGTTTGCTCGAAGAAGCCTACAGGTACTTCAACGAGATGGAGAGCAAGTACGGAATTGAACCTATGGTTCAGCATTTCGGGTGTATGGTCGATCTCTTGGGCCGAGTCGGGAGATTAGAAGAGGCTCTGGAGATGATCTGTTCTATGCCATTAGGACCGGATGCTGCTATATGGAGCACATTCTTGAGAGCCTACGAGAGCCATCAGAATGTTGAACTTGCCGAACTAGCTTTCAGACGGCTCGTGGAGCTGGACCCTTCAAGTGATTCAGCTCACGTGGTTCTCTCCAAGGTGTATGCGAAATTGGGCAGATGGGATGACATGAGATTGGTCAGAAGAAAGTTGCACGAGCTTGGGACGCGGAAGAAACTGGGATGCAGCATGATAGAGCAAGATGGGTCCGTGCACGAGTTCACATCGGAGGACTTCTCGAATCCCCTGTCTCGGGAAATCTATTCAACGCTGAGTGAGGTAGAAGAAAGATCAGGAGGGGAGTCGGGAGAAACGAATCGGCACAGCGAGAGACTCGCAGTGGCTTTCGGGCTGATAACGAGCGAGAGAAAGACTCCCATTCGGGTCGTGAACAACCTCAGGATCTGCGCCGACTGTCACTCATTCATGAAGTTTGTGTCCCGTTCCTACGAGAGAGAGATCGTCATTCGGGACAACTATCGGTTCCATCGATTCAAGGACGGGAACTGTTCCTGCAAAGAATTCTGGTGA